One Bombina bombina isolate aBomBom1 chromosome 5, aBomBom1.pri, whole genome shotgun sequence DNA segment encodes these proteins:
- the LOC128660033 gene encoding gastrula zinc finger protein XlCGF7.1-like translates to MYRVWKKFYRNSSLRKHERIHREKPFTCTECGKSFTGKSDLNKHERIHTGEKPFTCTECGKSFIGKSDLNKHERIHTGEKPFTCTECGKSYIGNSSLRKHERIHREKPFTWYRVWKKFYTYGFSENS, encoded by the coding sequence atgtacagagtgtggaaaaagttttataggaacagtagtctgagaaaacatgaaaggattcacagagaaaagcctttcacatgtacagagtgtggaaaaagttttacaggaaagagtgatctgaataaacatgaaaggattcacacaggagaaaagcctttcacatgtacagagtgtggaaaaagttttataggaAAGAGTGATCTGaataaacatgaaaggattcacacaggagaaaagcctttcacatgtacagagtgtggaaaaagttataTAGGAAACAgtagtctgagaaaacatgaaaggattcacagagaaaagcctttcacatggtacagagtgtggaaaaagttttacacatatggattttctgaaaactcatga